The Cellulophaga sp. L1A9 genome window below encodes:
- a CDS encoding LytTR family DNA-binding domain-containing protein has translation MKDIFTKFKKYLTTPYPYYYDNNKRVLFLLLLISVLSFGFSYFFEPFVVNVAEHKINSIAILLVHAVIPLPIAFCYFKLVDSTLKEDTRWTLGKELFHLSIILLLIGIAGFLIRDFIYTNPDNWSFTYFWEEIRNTFLIGFLLIVIVLPLNLERLIHLHTHSIQQLPKKQTKAAQNMLISIKDSTSQEIFELHSSEFLFAKVESNYTEVFTRSATGVHKKLLRMTLKELEEQLTPIAPQVFKTHRSYLVHLEAIETIAGNAQGYQLTLKNCATTIPVSRSTIARFNAVYSKL, from the coding sequence ATGAAGGATATATTTACAAAATTTAAGAAGTATCTAACAACGCCCTACCCGTATTACTATGACAATAACAAAAGAGTGCTTTTTTTGTTGTTGCTTATTTCTGTCTTAAGTTTTGGCTTCTCGTACTTTTTTGAACCTTTTGTAGTAAATGTAGCAGAGCATAAAATTAATTCCATAGCCATACTACTCGTGCATGCTGTTATTCCGTTGCCTATAGCTTTTTGTTATTTTAAGCTAGTTGATAGTACCTTAAAAGAAGATACCAGGTGGACACTCGGTAAAGAACTTTTTCACCTCTCCATAATTTTGTTACTTATAGGCATAGCCGGTTTTTTAATTCGGGATTTTATTTATACCAACCCAGATAATTGGTCTTTCACCTATTTTTGGGAAGAAATACGGAATACCTTTTTAATAGGATTTCTATTAATTGTTATTGTGCTCCCCTTAAATCTAGAGCGGCTGATACATTTACATACCCATAGCATACAACAGCTGCCTAAGAAGCAAACCAAAGCTGCACAAAACATGCTTATTTCCATTAAAGATTCAACCTCCCAAGAGATTTTTGAACTACATAGCAGTGAGTTTCTTTTTGCTAAGGTAGAAAGTAATTATACCGAAGTGTTTACCCGTTCCGCTACCGGAGTTCATAAGAAGCTACTGCGTATGACGCTTAAAGAACTAGAAGAACAGTTAACACCCATTGCTCCCCAAGTTTTTAAAACACACCGTTCTTATCTAGTACATTTAGAGGCTATTGAAACTATTGCTGGCAATGCGCAAGGATACCAATTAACCTTGAAAAACTGCGCTACTACAATCCCCGTTTCGCGTTCTACTATTGCGCGCTTTAATGCCGTGTATTCTAAATTGTAA
- a CDS encoding acyltransferase, which yields MEEKKRRYDLDWFRVIAILAVYLHHIGMPFNGDTFHIMNADSSKLLDDIMVFFEQFRLPLLFLISGTGTIYAFSKRTWLQFLKERSTRLIIPLIFGVLFIVPPQTYYEHIATYSSYLDVYKSGAFETNHLWFIENLFVYSVVLIPLILFLKSSKSHSIIRFLDTISAKKYGILLWVLPLVIITMLLKQAYPSDSKAITNLSSTFYYGYFLVAGMLFATSNMSWTHLKAYRKFNARAFILSTVIFYGYYLLPNTYIAPYLSINARWNVWYLVCGLVSWTLITTVLGYGQIWFHKKSVFLQKCNEAIYPFYVLHQTIIVILGYYIIQLELSIIAKIAVLLITSFPVIILMYRLLIYPFKIPRLLFGMKKKDD from the coding sequence TTGGAAGAAAAGAAACGTAGGTATGATTTAGATTGGTTTCGTGTTATTGCCATACTTGCGGTATACCTTCACCATATAGGGATGCCATTTAATGGCGATACTTTTCATATCATGAATGCAGATTCTAGTAAGCTTTTGGATGATATTATGGTTTTCTTTGAGCAATTTAGATTGCCGCTCCTTTTTTTAATCTCTGGAACCGGAACCATATATGCTTTTTCTAAAAGGACATGGCTTCAGTTTCTAAAAGAACGCAGTACCCGGTTAATCATTCCTCTTATATTTGGTGTTTTGTTTATTGTTCCCCCGCAAACCTATTATGAACATATAGCTACCTATAGTTCTTATTTAGACGTTTATAAAAGTGGCGCCTTTGAAACCAACCATTTATGGTTTATTGAAAACCTCTTTGTGTATTCGGTAGTGCTCATTCCGCTAATTTTGTTCCTGAAATCTTCCAAATCTCATAGCATTATACGGTTCTTGGATACAATTTCGGCTAAAAAATATGGCATCTTACTTTGGGTCCTTCCATTAGTGATCATTACAATGCTTCTAAAACAAGCCTATCCGAGCGATTCTAAAGCTATTACAAACCTCTCCTCTACCTTTTATTACGGCTATTTTTTAGTAGCGGGAATGCTATTTGCTACTTCAAATATGAGTTGGACCCACCTAAAGGCGTACCGGAAATTTAACGCGAGAGCCTTTATCTTAAGTACGGTCATATTTTATGGCTATTACTTGTTGCCCAACACCTATATAGCGCCATATCTTTCTATTAACGCAAGGTGGAACGTGTGGTATCTTGTGTGCGGATTAGTAAGCTGGACACTCATAACGACAGTACTGGGTTATGGACAAATTTGGTTCCATAAAAAAAGTGTATTCCTACAAAAATGCAATGAGGCCATTTACCCGTTTTACGTCTTACACCAAACCATCATCGTCATTCTGGGCTATTACATCATTCAATTAGAACTCTCTATTATCGCCAAAATTGCCGTACTTCTCATAACTTCTTTTCCTGTAATCATACTTATGTATAGGCTGCTAATTTATCCCTTTAAAATCCCTAGACTATTATTTGGAATGAAGAAGAAGGACGATTAA
- a CDS encoding leucine-rich repeat domain-containing protein yields the protein MKYLTLAILSFFNFLSCDTTTMTFEIMNHPEVLFNTAVNPRNLTLNDIKIGDSVTVFDKSRVNIRVFHYESQEDKKAKEIDFSLTKDINVSYEKGYYFVLNYGRVQSLLLSGTALNAYKNISKETIERVFGKADKITITDDWDSGELTSTTYLYLDRNIEINFDDVGGGIGFISIGDLPRRDLLLIEDEKEKLEITSLDLSNSNLAEVPEIIKDFKNLKVLKLSNNSISKLPNWIGSLNHLETLEIELNNLEGLPEDIGKLSKLKTIWLSGNNIKVLPDSFCDLISLTTLSIENNELTHLPKNIGNLSNLEFLFATDNSLYYIPESIGNMKNLYYLFLEKNRLKDLPTAIQHCKKLHKLRLAKNYILEENKVKIDSLTSCSPWFDLNPTKTIKFKNLKDTIIAVDGIYYYVK from the coding sequence TTAATACAGCTGTAAACCCAAGAAATCTCACTCTAAATGATATTAAAATAGGGGATTCCGTTACCGTTTTTGATAAAAGTAGGGTAAACATTCGCGTATTTCATTATGAATCTCAAGAGGATAAAAAAGCGAAAGAAATAGATTTTTCTTTGACTAAAGATATAAATGTATCCTATGAAAAAGGATATTATTTTGTTTTAAATTACGGCAGGGTGCAGTCTTTGCTATTGAGTGGTACAGCTTTAAATGCTTATAAAAACATCTCAAAGGAAACTATAGAGCGTGTTTTTGGTAAAGCAGATAAAATAACCATAACTGATGATTGGGATAGTGGCGAGTTAACCTCCACTACTTATTTGTATTTAGACCGAAATATAGAAATCAATTTTGATGATGTTGGCGGAGGAATAGGATTTATAAGTATCGGAGATTTGCCTCGAAGAGATCTACTATTAATTGAAGATGAAAAAGAAAAACTTGAAATAACAAGCTTAGATCTTTCAAATTCAAATCTAGCTGAAGTACCAGAAATCATTAAGGATTTTAAAAATTTAAAAGTATTAAAATTATCCAATAATTCTATTTCAAAGCTCCCAAACTGGATAGGGTCACTAAACCATTTAGAAACATTAGAAATAGAACTAAACAATTTGGAAGGTTTACCCGAAGATATCGGGAAACTGAGTAAGCTTAAAACCATATGGCTGAGTGGCAACAACATAAAAGTGCTACCAGACTCTTTTTGTGATCTAATATCCCTAACAACACTCTCTATTGAAAATAATGAACTTACTCATTTACCAAAGAATATAGGAAACCTATCGAATTTAGAATTTCTTTTTGCCACGGATAATAGCTTATATTATATTCCTGAATCTATAGGGAACATGAAGAACCTTTATTATTTATTTCTAGAGAAAAACAGATTAAAAGATTTGCCTACAGCCATACAGCATTGTAAAAAACTACATAAGTTACGCTTAGCGAAGAATTATATTTTAGAAGAAAATAAAGTAAAAATAGATAGTTTAACGAGTTGTAGCCCATGGTTTGATTTAAACCCTACAAAAACCATAAAGTTTAAAAATTTAAAAGACACTATTATCGCTGTAGATGGTATATATTATTACGTGAAATAA